From the Selenomonas sp. oral taxon 920 genome, the window CAGGTTCTGACGGAATCGTCCCTGCTTGCCCTTCAGCATATCCGAGAGGGATTTCAGCGCGCGGTTGCCGGGTCCCGTGACGGGGCGGCCGCGGCGGCCGTTGTCGATGAGCGCATCGACCGCCTCCTGCAGCATACGCTTCTCGTTGCGCACGATGATGTCGGGCGCACCGAGGTCGAGCAGACGGCGCAGGCGGTTGTTGCGGTTAATGACGCGGCGGTAGAGATCGTTGAGGTCGGAGGTCGCAAAGCGCCCGCCGTCGAGCTGCACCATCGGGCGCAGATCGGGCGGGATGACAGGAACGACATCCATAATCATCCACGCGGGGCGGTTGCCGGACTTGCGGAATGCCTCGACCACTTCGAGGCGACGGATCGCACGTACCTTCTTCTGTCCGGAGGTCGTACGCACGTCGTTTCGAAGCTGCTCGCTCATCTGCTCAAGATCGAGTTCTTCGAGCAGTTCCTTGATCGCCTCCGCCCCCATGCCGACACGGAACGTATTGCCGTACTTCTCAAGCGCATCGTGATACTCGCGCTCGGAGAGCAGTTCCTTTTTCTTGAGATCGGTCTCGCCCGGATCAATGACAATGTAGTAGGCAAAATAGAGGACTTTTTCGAGCGAACGCGGAGACACATCGAGGATGAGTCCCATACGGCTCGGAATGCCCTTGAAATACCAGATATGCGAGACGGGCGCGGCAAGCTCGATATGCCCCATGCGCTCACGGCGCACCTTCGCACGCGTCACCTCGACGCCGCAGCGGTCGCAGACAACGCCCTTGTAGCGGATGCGCTTGTACTTGCCGCAGTGGCACTCCCAGTCGCGCGTCGGTCCGAAGATCCGCTCGCAAAAGAGACCGTCGCGCTCGGGCTTGAGCGTACGGTAGTTGATGGTCTCGGGCTTCTTTACCTCGCCGTGCGACCACTCACGAATCTTGTCGGGGGAAGCGAGTCCAATCCGCATTGAGTCAAAATTGTTTACATCCAGCAACAGATGTCACTCCCTTCCTATCATCAGACGTCAAGGTCATCCTCATGCGGCGCATCCATATCATCAATGCCGTCGGCATCCATTGCGTCTGAAATATCTTCGTCTGTATCAATATGTGCGATGAGATCCTCATCGTCCGGTGTATCCTCCGCCGCCTCATCCTCATCGTAGGTGCCTGCGGGCGGCGGGGGCGGCGTTCCGCTCTCATCGACACCCTCGACATCGAGGTCGAGCGAGCGTGCCTTCTCCCCGATATCCTCATCCTCCTCATCGCGGATCGCGATTTCCTTCGCGTCCTCGTTGAGCACCTTGATATCGAGGCCGATCGCCTGCAGTTCCTTGATGAGCACCTTAAAGGACTCGGGAACGCCCGGCTCGGGAATGTTGTCCCCCTTGACGATGGACTCATACGCCTTGACGCGTCCGACCACATCGTCGGACTTCACCGTCAGGATCTCCTGCAGCGTGTATGCCGCACCGTATGCTTCGAGTGCCCAGACCTCCATCTCGCCGAAACGCTGTCCGCCGAACTGCGCCTTGCCGCCGAGCGGCTGCTGCGTGACGAGCGAATACGGGCCTGTGGAGCGCGCGTGAATCTTGTCGTCGACCAGATGGTGCAGTTTCAGCATATAGACGCAGCCGACTGTGACGCGGTTCTCAAACGGCTCGCCCGTGCGCCCGTCGTAGAGCACCGTCTTGCCGTCGTCGGGCAGCCCCGCTGCGCGGATCGTCCCAAATACATCGTCGTCGCCCGCACCGTCAAAGACGGGGGTCGCAATGTGGATGCCGGCCACGTCAGGGATGGGCATCCCATTTTTATCAAAATCATAGCCCGCCGTCCGAAGATCGCCCTCCACCGTCGGGTCGCCCTCCTTGATGCGCTGTCCGAGCACGCGGCACGCCATGCCGAGATGCGTCTCGAGCACCTGCCCGATGTTCATGCGCGACGGAACGCCGAGCGGGTTCAGCACGATATCGACAGGCGTGCCGTCCGGCAGGAACGGCATGTCCTCCTGACGCATGATGCGTGAGACGACACCCTTGTTGCCGTGACGGCCGGACATCTTGTCACCGACCGAGATCTTGCGCTTCTGCGCAATGTAGACGCGTACGAGTCGATTCACGCCCGGCGGCAGTTCATCGTTGTTCTCACGGGTAAAGATCTTCACATCGATGATCTTGCCCGCCTCGCCGTGCGGCACACGCAGCGAGGTATCGCGCACCTCGCGGGCCTTCTCACCGAAGATCGCCCGCAGGAGCCGCTCCTCCGCCGTCAGCTCCGTCTCGCCCTTCGGCGTAACCTTGCCGACAAGGATGTCGCCGGGGCGCACATCCGCGCCGATGGACACGATGCCCTCCTCGTCGAGGTCTTTCAGCGCATCCTCCGCGACATTCGGAATATCGCGCGTAATCTCCTCGGGGCCGAGCTTCGTGTCGCGCGCGTCACACTCGTATTCCTCAATGTGGATCGAGGTGTAGAGGTCGCGCTTGACGAGGTTCTCGCTCAGGAGAATCGCGTCCTCGTAGTTGTAGCCCTCCCACGGCATATAGGCAACAATGATGTTGTAGCCGAGAGCAAGCTCGCCGTTGTCCGTCGACGGACCGTCCGCGATGGGCTGCCCCTCCGCCACGCGGTCACCCACGTAGACGAGCGGCTTCTGATTGATGCACGTCGCCTGGTTCGAGCGGACAAATTTCTGCAATTTATAGTTGTCAAATGCTCCCTCATCCGTACGGACGGTGATCGCATCTGCCGAGACTTCCGTAACCTCACCGCTGTGCTTGGCGAGCACCATGACGCCCGAATCGCACGCGGCCTTGTACTCCATGCCCGTGCCGACCAGAGGCGCCTGCGTCTTGAGCAGAGGAACCGCCTGACGCTGCATGTTCGCGCCCATAAGTGCGCGGTTCGCATCGTCGTTCTCGAGGAACGGGATCATCGCCGTCGCGATCGAAAACACCTGACGCGGCGACACGTCCATGTAGTCCACGCGATCGCGCGGATGCAGCCCCGTCTCCTCGTGAAAACGGGCCGTAACGCGCTCATTGACAAAGAACTCATGCTCATCGAGCGGCTCGTTCGCCTGTGCGATGATGAGCTCGTCCTCCTCGTCCGCCGTCAGGTAGCGCACATCCTCCGTCACGCGGCGGTTCTCCTTGTCCACGCGGCGGTACGGGGTCTCCATAAAGCCGAACTGGTTCACGCGCGCATAGTTTGCGAGCGAGCCGATGAGTCCGATGTTCGGACCTTCCGGCGACTCGACCGGACACATACGTCCATAGTGCGAGTTGTGCACGTCGCGCACCTCGAAGCCCGCGCGCTCGCGCGAGAGGCCGCCGGGGCCGAGCGCCGAGAGGCGGCGCTTATGTGTGAGCTCCGAGAGCGGATTGTGCTGATCCATGAACTGCGAGAGCTGTGAAGAGCCGAAGAACTCCTTCACCGCAGCCACCACAGGACGAATGTTGATGAGCCCCTGCGGTGTGATGCTCTCCGTCTCCTGGATCGACATGCGCTCACGCACGACGCGCTCCATCCGTGAAAGGCCGATGCGGAACTGGTTCTGCAGCAGCTCTCCGACCGCACGCACGCGGCGGTTGCCGAGGTGATCGATATCATCCGTATTGCCGAAGCCGTCCATGAGGCCGAGCAGATAGCTGATCGCCGCCATGACATCCTCGCGTGTCACCGTACGGAACTGATAATCCCGTGTCGGTGCACAGAGCATGCGGTGAATCTCACCGTTACCCTTCTGCACGTCAAAGGCGACGAGTTCCCCCTCGCCGAAGAGTGCCGTCTCACGCTCTGCGCTTACGGCATCCACCATCTCCTGCGTAATCGGCTCGCCCTGCGGGAAGACGATCTCGCCCGTTTCCTTATCAACGACAGGACTTGCAAGCACCTTGCCGAGCAGACGGCGGCGCCAGCCGAGTTTCTTTGTCAGTTTGTAGCGGCCGACCGTCGCCAGATCGTAGCGGCGCGGGTCGAAGAAGAGCACTTCGAGCAGCTGCCGCGCATTGTCCTCGTTCGCGGGCTCGCCCGGGCGCAGACGGCGGTAGATCTCAATGACCGCCTTGCCGCGCGTCTTGACCTCGTCCGTATCGCGTTCAATCGTCGCACGCATGCGCGGATCGTCGCCGAAAAGAGCCCGAATTTCATCATCCGTCTCGTAGCCAAGTGCACGGATGAGGTAGGTCACGGGCATCTTGCGCGTGCGGTCGATACGCACGGACACAATGTCGTTCGCATCCGTCTCGAGCTCAATCCATGCACCGCGGTTCGGAATCATCGTCGCGTTGTAGAGCTCCTTGCCCGTCGTGTCGATCTCGACCCCATAGTAGGTGCCGGGCGAGCGAACGAGCTGGCTGACAATGACACGCTCCGCACCGTTTATAATGAAGGTTCCCGTGTCCGTCATGAGCGGGAAATCCCCCATGAAGACCTCCTGCTCCTTGATCTCGCCCGTCTCGCGGTTCACAAGACGCACGTTCACGCGCAGAGGTGCGGCATACGTGACATCGCGCTCCTTGCACTCGTCGAGATCGTACTTCGGCTCGCCGAGCGCAAACGATTCAAAGGAAAGGATGAGATTTCCCGAAAAATCCTGAATAGGCGAGATATCGCGGAAGATCTCCGCGAGCCCCACCTCCAAAAACCACTGGTAACTCGTGCGCTGAATGTCGAGGAGATGCGGCATCTCCATAACTTCCTTAATGCGCGCGTAGCTGTAGCGGGTTCGACGGCCGACCGACACAGGATTGAACATGAACGCTGTCACCCTTTCGCTGGATTATCGTATGAAGTTTGTGCATCGGAATAAAAAGACACAAAAAGAACAAGGCAACCATCCGAATACCTTGCTCCATGATCCTTTCTAACACGAGCCGTGAAGGCTGACCCTCCACGAAAAAAGGCGCACAAAACCCCATTTTTAATTAAATAGGTCATTGTATAATACTACATTGACAATACCCGTGTCAAGAAAAATTTTTCATCGTATGAATTTTTTCGCTCAAAAACCGCATGACTTTGCCATGCGGTTCAAAGGAGCACATCGCTCACACATATTTGTTCTTCTTGCTCTCTGCCGTCAGTTCCGAGAGGCGCTGTGCAAGGATGGTATTGATGCGGTTCTGGATGGAGGTGATGAGCGGCTGTTTCTGATCGTCACTCATCGCGGACTTCTTCACCTCGGCAAGCTGTTTGTGCAGGTTCGCCAGTTCCTGATCGAGCGGGTTGTCATGGCGGCGTGCACTCTTGTCGCTCTGCTGTGCTTCATTCGCCTTTACCCAGCGACCATCCGCCGTCTGGATGAGGTGAAGAGGATCGCGCTGACGGCTGAGACGGTGAAGGAACTTGATTTCATCCGCGCCGTCCGAAAGTGCGCGGCTCATCTCTCCCTGCGTATAGCGAATCGAAGCGTTATCATTGTCGCGCATGGAATGCTGCAAGCGGTCATAGCCGTCCGCATCGTTCGTTGCCGCCTCCCAGAGTTCGCCATGTGCATAAGAGAAGTTCGCTCTCATCGCC encodes:
- the rpoB gene encoding DNA-directed RNA polymerase subunit beta; protein product: MFNPVSVGRRTRYSYARIKEVMEMPHLLDIQRTSYQWFLEVGLAEIFRDISPIQDFSGNLILSFESFALGEPKYDLDECKERDVTYAAPLRVNVRLVNRETGEIKEQEVFMGDFPLMTDTGTFIINGAERVIVSQLVRSPGTYYGVEIDTTGKELYNATMIPNRGAWIELETDANDIVSVRIDRTRKMPVTYLIRALGYETDDEIRALFGDDPRMRATIERDTDEVKTRGKAVIEIYRRLRPGEPANEDNARQLLEVLFFDPRRYDLATVGRYKLTKKLGWRRRLLGKVLASPVVDKETGEIVFPQGEPITQEMVDAVSAERETALFGEGELVAFDVQKGNGEIHRMLCAPTRDYQFRTVTREDVMAAISYLLGLMDGFGNTDDIDHLGNRRVRAVGELLQNQFRIGLSRMERVVRERMSIQETESITPQGLINIRPVVAAVKEFFGSSQLSQFMDQHNPLSELTHKRRLSALGPGGLSRERAGFEVRDVHNSHYGRMCPVESPEGPNIGLIGSLANYARVNQFGFMETPYRRVDKENRRVTEDVRYLTADEEDELIIAQANEPLDEHEFFVNERVTARFHEETGLHPRDRVDYMDVSPRQVFSIATAMIPFLENDDANRALMGANMQRQAVPLLKTQAPLVGTGMEYKAACDSGVMVLAKHSGEVTEVSADAITVRTDEGAFDNYKLQKFVRSNQATCINQKPLVYVGDRVAEGQPIADGPSTDNGELALGYNIIVAYMPWEGYNYEDAILLSENLVKRDLYTSIHIEEYECDARDTKLGPEEITRDIPNVAEDALKDLDEEGIVSIGADVRPGDILVGKVTPKGETELTAEERLLRAIFGEKAREVRDTSLRVPHGEAGKIIDVKIFTRENNDELPPGVNRLVRVYIAQKRKISVGDKMSGRHGNKGVVSRIMRQEDMPFLPDGTPVDIVLNPLGVPSRMNIGQVLETHLGMACRVLGQRIKEGDPTVEGDLRTAGYDFDKNGMPIPDVAGIHIATPVFDGAGDDDVFGTIRAAGLPDDGKTVLYDGRTGEPFENRVTVGCVYMLKLHHLVDDKIHARSTGPYSLVTQQPLGGKAQFGGQRFGEMEVWALEAYGAAYTLQEILTVKSDDVVGRVKAYESIVKGDNIPEPGVPESFKVLIKELQAIGLDIKVLNEDAKEIAIRDEEDEDIGEKARSLDLDVEGVDESGTPPPPPAGTYDEDEAAEDTPDDEDLIAHIDTDEDISDAMDADGIDDMDAPHEDDLDV